The proteins below are encoded in one region of Caballeronia sp. SL2Y3:
- a CDS encoding VOC family protein, whose translation MTVQPYLFFEGRCEEAVSFYREHLGAQVLMTMRYRDNPDAGKQGDSQAASGCSMPPGSEDKIMHTAFTIGDSTVMASDGMCSGKPNFQGVSLSLTANDEQQAEKYFNALAKGGQVQMPMTQTFFAKRFGMVQDMFGVSWMVLGGVEHQPA comes from the coding sequence ATGACAGTGCAACCGTATCTGTTTTTCGAAGGCCGCTGCGAAGAAGCCGTGTCGTTTTATCGCGAGCATCTGGGCGCGCAGGTGCTGATGACCATGCGTTACCGCGACAATCCCGACGCAGGCAAGCAAGGAGATAGCCAGGCGGCGAGTGGCTGCAGCATGCCGCCCGGTTCCGAAGACAAGATCATGCATACGGCATTCACCATCGGCGATTCAACGGTGATGGCGTCCGACGGCATGTGCAGCGGCAAGCCGAATTTTCAGGGCGTGTCACTCTCGCTCACGGCAAACGACGAGCAGCAGGCCGAGAAGTACTTCAATGCGCTCGCCAAGGGCGGACAGGTTCAGATGCCGATGACGCAGACCTTTTTCGCGAAACGCTTCGGCATGGTTCAGGACATGTTCGGCGTGTCGTGGATGGTGCTGGGCGGCGTGGAGCACCAGCCCGCCTGA
- a CDS encoding MFS transporter: MLGIGLVNMLVALDQTVVSTALPSIVAELHGFEYYAWIASAYLLASVVTVPVFGRLGDYFGRKRFVIAAVITFTVASVLCGLAPNMLFLALARGLQGVGGGMMVGTAFAAIPDLFPDPRTRVRWQVVLAAAYGIGTAAGPSLGGWMSQHWGWRSTFLVNLPVGAAALYFIWAHLPNLHRPREGGVKIDWLGAALVALVLGGFQSLIESVPKSGLSGGNIALGCLVVAGAAALLVCERRATHPILPLDIFRDPHLVTLFTLSFLAGFVMFSLIFFAPLLLQGGFGLSPQEAGLLATPIAACIAIGSFVNTRIVIHLRKPTKILTIGFSLLLVASVALAFARATTPHVWIELPMAAVGIGLGFVLNNMNVFGQEIAGRERFGITTALLQSTRMVGGMLGTSIVGTIVAHHYASVVTRTISVLGAGAAAQWQPRFADPRILVDEALRDTMQRELTAAALDAPALFDAARDALVQSVHIGVMLTGVAALVAALLVRRIGHITFRRAGKG, translated from the coding sequence ATGCTCGGCATCGGCCTCGTCAACATGCTGGTCGCGCTGGACCAGACCGTGGTCAGCACGGCGCTGCCGTCCATCGTCGCGGAACTGCACGGCTTCGAGTATTACGCGTGGATCGCGAGTGCCTACCTGCTCGCTTCCGTCGTCACCGTGCCTGTGTTCGGGCGGCTCGGCGACTACTTCGGGCGCAAGCGCTTCGTCATCGCGGCGGTGATCACGTTCACCGTGGCGTCCGTGCTGTGCGGGCTCGCGCCGAACATGCTGTTTCTCGCGCTGGCTCGCGGGCTGCAAGGCGTCGGCGGCGGCATGATGGTCGGCACCGCGTTCGCCGCGATTCCCGATCTTTTCCCCGATCCGCGCACGCGCGTGCGCTGGCAAGTGGTGCTCGCGGCGGCCTACGGCATCGGCACGGCGGCGGGGCCGTCGCTCGGCGGCTGGATGAGCCAGCACTGGGGCTGGCGTTCGACCTTCCTCGTCAATCTGCCGGTCGGCGCGGCGGCGCTGTACTTCATCTGGGCGCATCTGCCGAATCTGCACCGGCCGCGCGAAGGCGGCGTGAAGATCGACTGGCTCGGCGCGGCGCTCGTCGCGCTCGTGCTCGGCGGGTTTCAGTCGCTGATCGAGTCCGTGCCGAAAAGCGGCCTCTCGGGCGGCAACATCGCGCTCGGCTGCTTGGTCGTCGCGGGCGCGGCGGCGCTCCTGGTCTGCGAACGGCGCGCGACGCATCCGATTCTGCCGCTCGACATCTTCCGCGATCCGCATCTGGTCACGCTGTTCACGCTGTCGTTTCTCGCGGGCTTCGTGATGTTCTCGCTGATCTTCTTTGCGCCGCTCTTGTTGCAGGGCGGCTTCGGGCTGTCGCCGCAGGAGGCCGGGCTGCTCGCGACGCCGATTGCCGCGTGCATCGCCATCGGGAGCTTCGTGAATACGCGTATCGTGATTCATCTGCGCAAGCCGACGAAGATTCTGACCATCGGCTTTTCGCTCTTGCTGGTGGCGTCGGTCGCGCTGGCGTTCGCGCGCGCCACGACGCCGCATGTCTGGATCGAGTTGCCGATGGCCGCGGTCGGCATCGGCCTCGGCTTCGTGCTGAACAACATGAACGTGTTCGGCCAGGAGATCGCTGGCCGTGAGCGCTTCGGCATCACGACGGCGCTGCTGCAATCGACGCGCATGGTCGGCGGCATGCTCGGCACGAGCATCGTGGGGACGATCGTCGCGCATCATTACGCGAGCGTCGTGACGCGCACGATCAGCGTGCTCGGCGCGGGCGCAGCGGCGCAATGGCAGCCGCGTTTCGCGGACCCGCGCATTCTGGTCGACGAAGCGTTGCGCGATACCATGCAGCGCGAGCTGACGGCGGCGGCGCTGGACGCGCCCGCGCTCTTCGACGCCGCCCGCGATGCGCTCGTGCAGTCGGTGCACATCGGCGTCATGCTGACGGGCGTGGCCGCGCTCGTCGCCGCGCTGCTCGTGCGGCGCATCGGGCATATCACGTTCCGGCGGGCGGGCAAGGGCTGA
- the folE gene encoding GTP cyclohydrolase I FolE has translation MSAPHTHHLTGSDMPAESADRPTREEAEAAVRVLLRWAGDDPRREGLLDTPARVVRSYEEFFAGYAQNPHEILARTFSEVQGYDEMIVLKDIRFESYCEHHMVPIIGRAHVAYLPNKRVVGISKLARLVDAFAKRLQIQEKMTAQIADTLEEVLQPLGVGVILEAAHQCMSTRGVHKAGVSMVTSRMLGSFRDDPSTRREFLAIVGQPSGFSVSNT, from the coding sequence ATGAGCGCCCCGCACACCCATCATCTCACCGGCTCGGACATGCCCGCTGAATCAGCCGATCGTCCGACGCGCGAGGAAGCCGAAGCCGCCGTGCGCGTGCTCCTGCGCTGGGCCGGCGACGATCCGCGCCGCGAAGGTCTTCTCGACACGCCGGCGCGCGTCGTCCGTTCCTACGAGGAGTTCTTCGCCGGTTACGCGCAGAACCCGCACGAGATTCTCGCGCGCACGTTCTCCGAAGTGCAGGGCTACGACGAGATGATCGTGCTCAAGGACATTCGCTTCGAGAGCTATTGCGAGCATCACATGGTGCCGATCATCGGCCGCGCGCACGTCGCCTATCTGCCGAACAAGCGCGTCGTCGGCATTTCCAAGCTCGCGCGTCTGGTCGATGCTTTCGCCAAGCGCCTGCAGATTCAGGAGAAGATGACCGCGCAGATCGCCGATACGCTCGAAGAAGTGCTGCAACCGCTCGGCGTCGGCGTGATTCTCGAAGCCGCGCACCAGTGCATGTCCACGCGCGGCGTGCATAAGGCGGGCGTCTCGATGGTGACCTCGCGCATGCTCGGCTCGTTCCGCGACGATCCTTCCACGCGGCGCGAATTTCTCGCCATCGTCGGGCAGCCGTCCGGCTTCAGCGTGTCGAATACCTGA
- the epsC gene encoding serine O-acetyltransferase EpsC, with translation MASPSRSVPPGTSPESSGAVTAPAPREWGLSRIVAELRESREQLHRTRHPLGIRELPSRDAIVKIVNGLRSALFPTHYGTPDLTDESVDYYVGQTLETTLRLLHEQIRRALRFLPEHRETSDADLSAKAFETAREFGAQLPAIRALLVSDILAAFSGDPAAQHITEILLCYPGVWAMMHHRLAHALHRLGVPLLARFINEIAHSLTGIDIHPGATIGPSFFIDHGTGVVIGETAVIGERVRVYQAVTLGAKSFPAGGDGMLVKGNARHPIVEDDVVIYAGATILGRVTIGKGSVIGGNVWLTHSVPPGSNVSQGKVREGTGADAPRNGFGA, from the coding sequence ATGGCTTCGCCCAGCAGATCCGTGCCGCCCGGCACTTCGCCCGAATCATCCGGTGCCGTCACCGCTCCCGCACCGCGCGAATGGGGCTTGTCGCGCATCGTGGCGGAGTTGCGCGAGTCGCGCGAACAACTGCATCGCACGCGGCATCCGCTCGGCATCCGCGAGCTGCCGTCGCGCGACGCCATCGTGAAGATCGTCAACGGGCTGCGCTCCGCGCTCTTTCCGACGCATTACGGCACGCCCGATCTCACTGACGAAAGCGTGGACTACTACGTCGGCCAGACGCTCGAAACCACGTTGCGTCTGCTGCACGAGCAGATTCGCCGCGCCTTGCGCTTTCTGCCGGAACATCGCGAGACGAGCGACGCCGACCTGAGCGCGAAGGCGTTCGAAACCGCGCGGGAGTTCGGCGCGCAACTGCCCGCCATCCGGGCCCTGCTGGTGTCGGACATTCTGGCTGCGTTTTCTGGCGATCCGGCCGCGCAGCACATCACCGAGATTCTGCTGTGCTATCCCGGCGTGTGGGCCATGATGCATCATCGGCTCGCGCATGCGCTGCACCGTCTGGGCGTGCCGCTGCTCGCGCGCTTCATCAACGAGATCGCGCATTCGCTGACGGGCATCGACATTCACCCGGGCGCGACCATCGGCCCGAGCTTTTTCATCGATCACGGCACGGGCGTGGTGATCGGCGAGACGGCGGTCATCGGCGAGCGCGTGCGCGTTTATCAGGCCGTGACGCTCGGCGCGAAGAGCTTTCCCGCCGGTGGGGACGGCATGCTCGTGAAGGGCAATGCGCGGCATCCTATCGTCGAGGACGATGTCGTGATCTACGCGGGCGCGACCATTCTCGGGCGCGTCACCATCGGCAAAGGCTCGGTGATCGGCGGCAACGTCTGGTTGACGCACAGCGTTCCGCCGGGGAGCAACGTGTCGCAAGGCAAGGTGCGCGAAGGCACGGGCGCCGATGCGCCGCGCAACGGCTTCGGCGCATGA
- a CDS encoding DUF3005 domain-containing protein: protein MNNAESNEPQDRQAGRAADSPIKTPSTETAHIRMSDAQAAESGRDARPQPAQAEPAAAAPAAVTDAGQRRPRGVDVLNDDTLDDTVDTDAKNIHAKREAEMLAREPDAVIFSNATLSNHVPEASGVLAGFDSRPGHKGFALAVANGYRVIDRGMVAPAVPDVEEHLRFVARDAHGHTLQGRTHYALNHFRPSRLIVIERS from the coding sequence ATGAACAACGCCGAATCCAACGAGCCGCAAGACAGGCAAGCCGGCCGCGCGGCCGACAGTCCCATCAAGACGCCGTCGACGGAGACGGCGCACATCCGCATGAGCGATGCGCAAGCGGCAGAGTCCGGCCGCGACGCGCGCCCGCAACCCGCGCAAGCCGAGCCGGCAGCGGCAGCACCGGCGGCGGTGACGGATGCCGGGCAGCGCCGGCCGCGTGGCGTCGATGTGCTCAACGACGACACGCTCGACGACACCGTCGATACCGACGCGAAGAACATTCACGCGAAGCGCGAAGCGGAAATGCTCGCCCGCGAACCCGATGCCGTGATCTTCTCGAATGCCACGCTATCGAACCATGTGCCGGAGGCGAGCGGCGTCCTCGCCGGTTTCGATAGCCGTCCGGGGCACAAGGGATTCGCGCTCGCGGTGGCGAACGGGTATCGCGTCATCGATCGGGGAATGGTCGCGCCCGCGGTGCCGGACGTCGAGGAACATCTGCGCTTCGTCGCGCGCGATGCGCACGGCCATACGCTGCAAGGACGCACGCACTATGCGCTGAACCACTTTCGGCCGTCGCGGCTGATCGTGATCGAACGGTCGTGA
- a CDS encoding short chain dehydrogenase, translated as MKIAVIGATGTVGRAVCAEFQPRHEVIEIGATRGAHRVDLLDLDSIKRLFDAIGRVDAIVATAGHVHFGELVKMTPAQFRMGLDDKLMGQVNLVLTARDYLNDGGSFTLTSGIVGAEPIRLGASAAAVNGAIEGFVRGAAIELPRGLRINAVSPTMLEEARESFGPYFRGFEAASGARVALAYSRSVEGAETGRVYAVH; from the coding sequence ATGAAAATCGCTGTCATCGGCGCGACCGGCACGGTCGGCCGGGCCGTCTGCGCCGAATTCCAACCGCGTCACGAAGTCATCGAGATCGGCGCGACGCGTGGCGCCCATCGCGTCGATCTGCTCGATCTGGACAGCATCAAGCGCCTTTTCGATGCCATCGGCCGAGTCGATGCGATCGTCGCCACGGCCGGTCATGTCCACTTCGGCGAGCTCGTCAAGATGACACCCGCGCAGTTTCGCATGGGCCTCGACGACAAGCTCATGGGCCAGGTCAACCTCGTGCTCACGGCGCGCGACTATCTGAACGATGGCGGCTCCTTCACGCTCACGAGCGGCATCGTCGGCGCGGAGCCGATCCGGCTAGGCGCGAGCGCGGCAGCCGTCAACGGCGCAATCGAAGGCTTCGTGCGCGGCGCGGCGATCGAACTGCCGCGCGGCCTGCGCATCAACGCCGTGAGCCCGACCATGCTGGAAGAAGCGCGCGAGAGCTTCGGGCCGTATTTTCGCGGCTTCGAGGCGGCGAGCGGCGCGCGCGTGGCGCTCGCCTATAGCCGCAGCGTGGAAGGCGCGGAAACCGGCCGCGTGTATGCCGTGCATTGA
- a CDS encoding universal stress protein, translating to MFKRIIVAIDGSRTSQRAFQTALDLAVQHEAVMQPFYVVESAPLYMDFPGYDPSPLQAGLAEQGATLAREAAEAMKASGIAGSVVTADATASDDVASLILSAASTFNADLLVMGTHGRKGMQRLILGSVAERCLRQATLPVLLIPSAAGVSNVQDVRDTAANP from the coding sequence ATGTTCAAACGCATCATCGTCGCCATCGACGGCAGCCGCACGTCGCAACGCGCCTTCCAGACGGCGCTCGATCTGGCGGTCCAGCACGAGGCCGTCATGCAGCCGTTCTACGTCGTCGAAAGCGCGCCGCTCTACATGGACTTCCCCGGCTACGATCCGTCGCCATTGCAGGCGGGGCTCGCCGAGCAAGGCGCGACGCTCGCCCGCGAGGCCGCCGAGGCGATGAAAGCGAGCGGCATTGCGGGCAGTGTCGTGACCGCCGACGCCACCGCGAGCGACGACGTCGCCTCGCTCATTCTCTCGGCTGCCAGCACGTTCAATGCCGACCTGCTCGTGATGGGTACGCACGGCCGCAAGGGCATGCAACGGCTGATTCTCGGCAGCGTGGCCGAGCGTTGTCTGCGGCAGGCCACGCTGCCGGTGCTGCTGATTCCGTCGGCGGCAGGCGTTTCAAACGTTCAGGACGTTCGGGACACCGCGGCTAACCCATGA
- a CDS encoding aldehyde dehydrogenase (NADP(+)) — MMITGEMLIGATAVRGTDATLRAFDPARNVDLEPVFGGGGAAEVARACELADAAFDPYRQAPLETRAQLLEAIADNILGMGDALIERAQAESALAKARLEGERARTVAQLRLFASLVREGRWLTATLDSAQPERKPAPRPDLRLQKIPVGPVAVFGASNFPLAFSVAGGDTAAALAAGCPVVVKSHPAHLGTSEMVGRAVQKAVAETGLHEGVFSLVVGAGNAIGEALVAHPAIKAVGFTGSRRGGLALMEIAAKRPEPIPVFAEMSSVNPMFALPGALATRGESLAAGYIDSVTLGVGQFCTNPGLVFALADAKLDAFVDHATAALEKKDAQTMLTAGIAAAYEDGIRHRDDSGAQRIATGKETEAASGALPALYRVSAEQFLATPHLADEIFGPTSVIVACEDEDQMIAVARQLEGQLTATLLMDNDDIDFARRLLPVLERKAGRILANGFPTGVEVSYAMVHGGPYPATSDGRSTSVGAMAIERFLRPVCYQDLPAALLPEALADDNPLNLWRLRDGELGPN; from the coding sequence ATGATGATCACCGGAGAAATGCTGATCGGCGCGACGGCCGTGCGGGGCACGGACGCCACGCTGCGCGCCTTCGACCCGGCGCGCAACGTCGATCTCGAACCCGTGTTCGGCGGCGGCGGGGCGGCGGAAGTCGCGCGCGCGTGCGAACTGGCCGACGCCGCGTTCGATCCGTATCGCCAGGCACCGCTGGAGACGCGCGCGCAACTGCTGGAAGCGATTGCGGACAACATCCTCGGCATGGGCGATGCGCTCATCGAGCGCGCCCAGGCCGAATCCGCGCTGGCTAAGGCGCGGCTCGAAGGCGAACGGGCACGCACCGTCGCGCAGTTGCGGCTCTTTGCGTCGCTCGTGCGCGAAGGGCGCTGGCTCACCGCGACGCTCGATTCCGCGCAGCCGGAGCGCAAGCCCGCGCCGCGTCCGGACCTGCGCTTGCAGAAGATTCCGGTCGGACCGGTCGCCGTGTTCGGCGCGAGCAATTTTCCGCTGGCGTTCTCGGTGGCGGGCGGCGACACGGCGGCGGCGCTGGCGGCGGGCTGTCCGGTCGTCGTGAAGTCGCATCCGGCGCATCTCGGCACCTCCGAGATGGTCGGGCGCGCGGTGCAGAAGGCCGTCGCCGAGACGGGCCTGCACGAAGGCGTGTTCTCGCTCGTCGTCGGCGCGGGCAACGCCATCGGCGAGGCGCTTGTCGCGCATCCGGCGATCAAGGCGGTCGGCTTCACGGGCTCGCGGCGCGGCGGGCTGGCGCTGATGGAGATCGCAGCGAAGCGCCCGGAGCCGATCCCGGTCTTCGCGGAAATGAGCAGCGTCAACCCGATGTTCGCGCTGCCGGGCGCGCTCGCCACGCGGGGCGAGTCGCTCGCGGCGGGCTACATCGACTCGGTGACGCTCGGCGTCGGACAGTTCTGCACGAACCCGGGGCTCGTCTTCGCGCTCGCGGACGCCAAGCTCGACGCTTTCGTGGATCACGCGACAGCCGCGCTCGAAAAGAAGGACGCGCAGACCATGCTCACCGCAGGCATCGCGGCGGCGTACGAGGACGGCATCCGGCATCGCGATGACTCGGGCGCGCAGCGCATCGCGACGGGAAAGGAGACGGAGGCGGCGAGCGGCGCGCTGCCGGCGCTGTATCGCGTGAGCGCGGAGCAGTTTCTCGCGACGCCGCATCTCGCCGACGAGATTTTCGGGCCGACGTCCGTGATCGTCGCGTGCGAGGACGAAGACCAGATGATCGCGGTGGCGCGTCAGCTCGAAGGCCAGCTGACCGCGACGCTGCTGATGGATAACGACGATATCGACTTCGCGCGGCGCCTGTTGCCGGTGCTCGAACGCAAGGCCGGGCGGATTCTGGCGAACGGTTTTCCGACGGGCGTCGAGGTGTCGTACGCGATGGTTCACGGCGGCCCGTATCCGGCGACATCCGATGGCCGCTCGACATCGGTCGGCGCAATGGCGATCGAGCGTTTTCTGCGGCCGGTCTGCTATCAGGACTTGCCGGCGGCGCTCTTGCCCGAGGCGCTCGCCGACGACAACCCGCTCAATCTCTGGCGCCTGCGCGATGGCGAACTCGGGCCGAACTGA
- a CDS encoding SMP-30/gluconolactonase/LRE family protein, with translation MTLSDRRYPDPAVRVLDPRFNALRIASASVECLYQGARWSEGPVWFGDGRYLLWSDIPNNRILRWDEESGQVGVFRKPSNNANGNTRDREGRLVTCEHLTRRVTRTEYDGSITVLADRYDGKPFNSPNDVVVKSDGSIWFSDPTFGIDGFYEGEKQPSELKPCVYRVDGQSGEITVMIDDFIGPNGLAFSPDESVLYVVESRSTPRKIIAFDVLDGGRALGKRRELIDAGPGTPDGFRVDIHGNLWCGWGMGDAELDGVRIFTPQGEAIGHIDLPERCANVCFGGRHRNRLFMAASHGLYSLYVNTQGVKGG, from the coding sequence ATGACCCTTTCCGACCGCCGCTATCCCGACCCCGCCGTACGCGTGCTCGATCCGCGTTTCAACGCGCTGCGCATTGCATCGGCGTCGGTCGAGTGTCTTTATCAAGGGGCGCGCTGGTCGGAAGGGCCGGTGTGGTTCGGCGACGGGCGGTATCTCTTGTGGAGCGACATACCGAACAACCGCATCCTGCGCTGGGACGAGGAAAGCGGGCAGGTCGGCGTTTTTCGCAAGCCGTCGAACAATGCGAACGGCAACACGCGCGACCGCGAAGGGCGGCTCGTGACCTGCGAGCATCTCACGCGGCGCGTGACGCGCACCGAGTACGACGGCTCCATCACCGTGCTCGCGGACCGCTATGACGGCAAGCCGTTCAATTCGCCGAACGATGTCGTCGTGAAGTCGGACGGCTCGATCTGGTTCAGCGATCCGACCTTCGGCATCGACGGCTTCTACGAAGGCGAAAAGCAGCCCTCGGAACTCAAGCCGTGCGTGTATCGCGTCGACGGCCAGAGCGGCGAGATCACCGTGATGATCGACGACTTCATCGGCCCGAACGGACTCGCGTTTTCGCCCGACGAATCGGTGCTGTACGTGGTCGAGTCGCGCTCGACGCCGCGCAAGATCATCGCGTTCGACGTGCTCGACGGCGGCCGCGCGCTCGGCAAGCGGCGCGAATTGATCGACGCGGGTCCCGGCACGCCGGATGGCTTTCGCGTCGATATACACGGCAATCTGTGGTGCGGCTGGGGCATGGGCGATGCCGAGCTCGACGGCGTGCGCATCTTCACGCCGCAAGGCGAGGCGATCGGCCACATCGACCTGCCGGAGCGATGCGCGAACGTGTGCTTCGGCGGCCGGCATCGCAACCGGCTCTTCATGGCGGCGAGCCACGGGCTCTATTCGCTTTACGTCAACACGCAAGGCGTGAAGGGCGGCTAG
- a CDS encoding helix-turn-helix domain-containing protein, translated as MSESSSMRRRAAHCSSCAMRHLCMPEGLCANDVSRLENIISVTRKIRRGEALFRTGDPFDSLYAVRSGSLKTLVTHDGSRDGGRERVTGLLLAGDALGLDGIGDGRHTCDAVALEDSTVCVVPYALFERMCRETDALQRRMHRMMSQAINRESDHVVRLGMLRADERVARLLLDMSARLARRGYAATEFTMRMTRDDIGSYLGMTLETVSRTLSRFDKLGLIEAHGKSIRIRDFERLRSI; from the coding sequence ATGTCCGAATCGTCTTCCATGCGGCGCCGGGCCGCGCATTGTTCCAGCTGCGCCATGCGCCATCTGTGCATGCCCGAAGGGCTGTGCGCCAACGATGTCTCGCGGCTGGAGAACATCATCTCCGTCACGCGCAAGATACGGCGCGGCGAGGCGCTGTTTCGCACCGGCGACCCGTTCGATTCGCTCTACGCGGTGCGCTCCGGCTCGCTCAAGACGCTGGTCACGCATGACGGCAGCCGCGACGGCGGCCGGGAGCGCGTTACCGGACTGCTACTCGCGGGCGACGCCCTGGGTCTCGACGGCATCGGCGACGGGCGGCATACGTGCGACGCGGTGGCGCTGGAAGACAGCACGGTCTGCGTCGTGCCGTACGCGCTTTTCGAGCGCATGTGCCGCGAAACCGACGCGCTTCAGCGGCGCATGCACCGCATGATGAGCCAGGCGATCAACCGCGAATCGGACCATGTCGTGCGACTCGGCATGCTGCGCGCCGACGAACGCGTCGCGCGCCTTCTGCTCGATATGTCGGCGCGGCTCGCGCGGCGCGGCTATGCGGCGACGGAGTTCACCATGCGCATGACGCGCGACGACATCGGCAGCTATCTCGGCATGACGCTCGAAACCGTGAGCCGTACGCTGTCGCGCTTCGACAAGCTCGGGCTGATCGAGGCGCACGGCAAATCCATTCGCATCCGCGATTTCGAGCGCCTGCGCAGTATCTGA
- a CDS encoding nuclear transport factor 2 family protein, whose amino-acid sequence MNDENDRARDEARIRGLTEAWRQAVLAKDAAALVAHYAPDVVVFDVVPPASITGVERYRDNWQRWFDSISGPLAFDIVEMHIAVSGELAYAHSLNRVAAGGRDDIVRATVCFRKIGGDWRVVHEHASVPLMMDMDPDEAS is encoded by the coding sequence ATGAACGACGAGAACGACCGTGCGCGTGACGAAGCGCGTATTCGCGGACTGACGGAAGCCTGGCGGCAAGCCGTGCTGGCAAAGGACGCAGCGGCGCTCGTCGCCCATTACGCGCCCGATGTCGTCGTGTTCGACGTCGTGCCGCCCGCTTCGATAACCGGCGTGGAGCGTTATCGCGACAACTGGCAACGCTGGTTCGACAGCATCAGCGGCCCGCTCGCGTTCGACATCGTGGAGATGCATATCGCGGTCAGCGGCGAGCTGGCGTATGCGCACTCGCTCAATCGCGTGGCGGCGGGCGGACGCGACGACATCGTGCGCGCGACCGTGTGTTTCCGGAAGATCGGCGGCGACTGGCGCGTGGTGCACGAACACGCGTCCGTGCCGCTCATGATGGACATGGACCCCGACGAAGCATCCTGA
- a CDS encoding TetR/AcrR family transcriptional regulator, with protein sequence MTKARPRNTYRHGDLRRALIDAGIQLAREGGPDAIVLREATRRAGVVPNAAYRHFENRDALLSEVRSAALSSVAEAMEEELAARPKKRRRADAARAGLRAVGAGYLRFAQAETGLFRTAFAAAQAEWREHDEPYGAGPSGLDPFQLLSRALDDMVEAGALDARRRPDAEYLAWSAVHGFALLLIEGPLQGLGAESVEPLAARLLSMVENGL encoded by the coding sequence ATGACAAAAGCCAGGCCGCGAAACACTTACAGACACGGCGACCTTCGGCGCGCGCTCATCGACGCGGGCATTCAGCTCGCCCGCGAAGGCGGCCCCGATGCCATCGTGTTGCGCGAAGCAACGCGCCGTGCGGGCGTCGTGCCGAACGCGGCGTACCGGCACTTCGAGAACAGGGACGCGCTGTTGTCCGAGGTGCGCTCGGCGGCGCTGTCGTCGGTGGCCGAGGCGATGGAAGAAGAACTGGCCGCGCGCCCGAAGAAGCGCCGTCGCGCCGATGCCGCCCGTGCGGGACTGCGCGCGGTCGGCGCGGGCTATTTGCGCTTCGCGCAAGCGGAAACGGGTTTGTTTCGCACCGCGTTCGCGGCGGCCCAGGCGGAATGGAGAGAGCACGATGAACCGTACGGAGCAGGACCGAGCGGTCTGGACCCGTTCCAGCTTTTGAGCCGCGCGCTCGATGACATGGTGGAAGCAGGCGCGCTCGATGCGCGGCGTCGGCCCGACGCGGAATATCTCGCGTGGAGCGCGGTGCACGGCTTTGCGCTGCTGCTGATCGAAGGACCGCTGCAAGGGCTGGGCGCGGAGTCGGTCGAGCCGCTTGCCGCGCGGCTTCTGTCGATGGTCGAAAACGGCTTGTGA
- a CDS encoding GNAT family N-acetyltransferase, with translation MEWTRGEWRVTTDIASFDFDVIHRYLSEVAYWSPGVGRETVERAARHSLAFGLFEGARQIGYARMITDTATFAYLADVFVLPERQGAGLGKWMIECVMAHPDLQGLRRMMLVTSDAHGLYARFGFRASAHPERIMEKTAARPA, from the coding sequence ATGGAATGGACTCGTGGCGAATGGCGCGTGACGACGGACATCGCTTCGTTCGACTTCGACGTGATTCACCGCTATCTGAGCGAAGTGGCGTACTGGTCGCCGGGCGTCGGGCGCGAAACGGTCGAGCGCGCGGCGCGTCATTCGCTCGCGTTCGGCCTTTTCGAAGGCGCGCGGCAGATCGGCTATGCACGCATGATTACGGATACCGCGACCTTCGCCTATCTGGCGGACGTTTTCGTGCTGCCCGAGCGTCAGGGCGCGGGCCTCGGCAAGTGGATGATCGAATGCGTGATGGCGCATCCCGACTTGCAGGGCTTGCGCCGCATGATGCTCGTCACGTCCGACGCGCACGGGCTCTATGCGCGCTTCGGCTTTCGCGCGAGCGCCCATCCTGAGCGGATCATGGAGAAGACCGCCGCGCGTCCCGCCTAG